One window from the genome of Rufibacter tibetensis encodes:
- the tgt gene encoding tRNA guanosine(34) transglycosylase Tgt has protein sequence MTFDLVANDPASKARAGVLTTAHGTIQTPIFMPVGTAGTVKAVHQRELKEDVKAQIILGNTYHLYLRPGLNVLEKAGGLHKFNGWDKPILTDSGGYQVFSLSGTRKIIEDGVKFRSHIDGSSHLFTPENVMDTQRTIGADIIMAFDECTPYPCDYNYARNSMERTHRWLQRCIDRFDSTEGKYSYEQTLFPIVQGSTYKDLRIQSAETIASKNRPGNAIGGLSVGEPAEMMYEMTELVCDILPTDKPRYLMGVGTPANILENIALGVDMFDCVLPTRNARNGMLFTTQGIINIRNERWKEDYSPIDAELGGYVSTFHSKAYLRHLMHATEMLGAQIASVHNLTFYLWLVSQAREQILAGTFRTWKDQMVKKLMTRL, from the coding sequence ATGACCTTTGATTTAGTAGCGAACGATCCCGCTTCCAAAGCCCGTGCCGGTGTATTGACCACCGCCCACGGCACCATACAAACCCCTATTTTCATGCCGGTGGGTACTGCCGGCACCGTAAAGGCCGTGCACCAGCGCGAGCTGAAAGAAGACGTAAAAGCCCAAATTATTTTAGGCAACACCTATCACCTGTACCTGCGCCCGGGCCTGAACGTGCTGGAGAAAGCCGGCGGCCTGCACAAATTCAACGGTTGGGACAAACCCATATTAACAGACAGTGGCGGGTACCAGGTGTTCTCCCTATCGGGCACGCGTAAAATTATTGAAGACGGCGTGAAGTTCCGGTCGCACATTGACGGGTCTTCGCACCTGTTCACGCCCGAGAACGTGATGGATACGCAGCGCACCATTGGCGCCGACATCATCATGGCCTTTGACGAGTGCACGCCCTACCCGTGTGATTACAACTACGCCCGCAACTCCATGGAGCGCACGCACCGTTGGCTGCAACGTTGCATTGACCGCTTTGACTCTACTGAGGGCAAGTACAGCTATGAGCAAACCCTTTTCCCTATTGTACAAGGCAGCACCTACAAAGATCTACGCATTCAGTCCGCGGAGACCATCGCGTCTAAGAATCGTCCAGGTAATGCCATTGGCGGATTATCGGTGGGCGAGCCTGCCGAGATGATGTACGAGATGACCGAACTGGTTTGCGACATACTGCCCACTGACAAACCACGTTACCTGATGGGCGTGGGCACACCGGCCAACATTCTGGAGAACATTGCTTTGGGCGTGGATATGTTTGACTGCGTGCTACCTACCCGGAATGCGCGTAACGGCATGCTGTTCACCACGCAAGGCATCATTAACATCAGGAACGAACGCTGGAAAGAGGACTACTCCCCTATTGATGCAGAACTGGGCGGCTACGTGAGCACGTTTCATTCTAAGGCGTACCTGCGTCACCTCATGCACGCCACTGAGATGCTGGGTGCCCAGATTGCCAGCGTGCATAACCTTACGTTTTACCTGTGGCTGGTAAGCCAGGCGCGCGAGCAGATCCTGGCTGGCACGTTCCGGACCTGGAAAGACCAGATGGTGAAAAAGTTAATGACACGGTTATAG
- a CDS encoding LptF/LptG family permease, translated as MKLKLLDSYILKKFLTTFVFVVIILIAVICVIDFVEKNDDFIQHNLSVKIILVDYYMNMIPHYINMLSPITVFIATVFVTAKLASHTEIVAILSSGVSFKRMLVPYIMGSIVIGIFIFFFASYVIPTANKTRVAFEIKYVKNPYTFEGRNVHFRIGPDSYAYLESYNNHANVGYKFTLETIRKQELIQKLSSESIRWDSTKQKWHMDAYTLRTFNGDKETVVQGGAIDTTLNLLPKDFASTYRLKETLTNAELNKLIDEKILRGATDVEMYMTEKYERMSYPFAITVLTIIGVILSSRKVRGGVGLQIALGFVLAFIFIIFVMMSRSLASVGGIPPQLAAFVPLAVFTVIGIVLYRTVPR; from the coding sequence GTGAAACTAAAACTCCTAGATAGTTACATTCTTAAGAAGTTCCTGACCACGTTTGTGTTTGTGGTGATCATCCTGATCGCGGTGATCTGCGTGATTGACTTTGTGGAGAAGAATGATGACTTCATTCAGCATAACCTCTCTGTGAAGATTATTCTGGTGGATTATTACATGAACATGATCCCGCACTACATCAACATGCTGAGCCCCATTACGGTGTTTATTGCGACGGTGTTTGTGACAGCAAAACTGGCTTCGCACACCGAGATTGTGGCCATTCTGAGCAGCGGGGTTTCTTTCAAGCGGATGCTGGTGCCCTACATCATGGGGTCTATCGTCATCGGAATTTTCATCTTCTTTTTCGCCTCGTACGTGATTCCCACCGCCAACAAGACTCGGGTGGCCTTTGAAATCAAGTACGTGAAAAACCCTTACACCTTTGAGGGCCGCAACGTACACTTCCGGATTGGGCCAGATTCTTACGCGTATCTGGAGAGCTATAACAACCACGCCAACGTGGGCTACAAGTTCACCCTGGAAACCATCCGGAAGCAGGAGCTTATTCAGAAACTTTCCTCAGAATCTATCCGCTGGGATAGTACCAAGCAGAAGTGGCACATGGATGCATACACCCTGCGCACCTTCAATGGCGACAAAGAAACCGTGGTGCAGGGCGGCGCCATTGACACTACCTTGAACCTGTTGCCTAAAGACTTTGCCAGCACCTACCGCTTAAAGGAAACCCTGACCAATGCCGAACTGAACAAGCTCATTGACGAAAAGATCCTGCGCGGTGCCACCGACGTGGAGATGTACATGACCGAGAAGTATGAGCGCATGAGCTATCCCTTCGCCATCACGGTACTCACCATTATAGGCGTCATTCTGAGTTCCCGGAAGGTACGCGGCGGGGTTGGTTTGCAGATTGCGTTAGGCTTTGTGCTCGCCTTTATCTTCATCATCTTCGTGATGATGAGCCGAAGCCTGGCTTCCGTGGGCGGTATTCCGCCGCAGTTGGCTGCTTTCGTTCCTTTGGCCGTCTTCACCGTCATTGGCATCGTACTCTACCGAACCGTACCCAGGTGA
- a CDS encoding DMT family transporter — protein MQTPRLKDFLELHFIILLWGFTAILGKFISIPAVELVFYRTILAAVALAVVIKLKKQSFRIGQRNIAKILSVGFLIAAHWILFFASARVSSVSICLAGMATASLWTSILEPIFTNKKIKPHEVALALLIIVGLYIIFRFEFDHALGIAMAVGSAFLASCFTIINSKLTKQHAATTITCYEMAGAWVATCLFLPFYREWMTDNGELQLTLTWLDVFSIGMLGLVCTVYAYTAAVRLMHKFSAYTMNLTVNLEPVYGILLAWFIFKEGEQMSAGFYYGAAIILFSVFLHPILESVINRRQRRLKDALPN, from the coding sequence TTGCAAACCCCTCGGCTAAAAGATTTTCTGGAACTACACTTCATCATTTTACTATGGGGTTTCACGGCCATTTTAGGAAAATTCATCTCTATTCCGGCCGTGGAGCTGGTGTTTTACCGGACCATTCTGGCGGCAGTGGCCTTGGCTGTGGTCATCAAACTCAAGAAGCAATCTTTTAGAATTGGCCAGCGCAACATTGCGAAGATCCTGAGTGTGGGGTTCCTGATTGCCGCGCATTGGATCCTGTTTTTTGCCTCGGCACGGGTCTCCTCAGTGTCTATCTGTTTGGCCGGTATGGCTACCGCCAGCCTCTGGACCTCCATTTTAGAGCCAATTTTCACAAACAAGAAGATAAAGCCCCATGAAGTGGCACTGGCCCTGCTCATTATTGTGGGGCTGTACATCATTTTCCGGTTTGAGTTTGATCATGCCTTAGGGATTGCCATGGCGGTGGGCTCGGCGTTTCTGGCTTCTTGCTTTACCATTATTAACAGCAAACTCACCAAACAGCACGCCGCTACTACCATCACCTGCTATGAAATGGCAGGCGCTTGGGTGGCTACCTGCCTGTTTCTCCCTTTCTACCGCGAGTGGATGACCGACAACGGTGAACTGCAGTTAACCCTGACTTGGCTGGATGTGTTTAGCATTGGCATGCTGGGGTTGGTTTGCACCGTATACGCGTACACAGCAGCCGTGCGGCTCATGCATAAATTCAGCGCCTACACCATGAACCTGACCGTAAACCTGGAACCCGTATATGGAATTTTATTGGCGTGGTTTATCTTCAAAGAAGGCGAGCAGATGTCAGCGGGCTTCTACTATGGAGCGGCAATTATATTGTTCAGTGTGTTTCTGCACCCAATTCTGGAAAGTGTCATCAATCGGCGGCAACGCAGATTAAAAGACGCCTTGCCAAACTGA
- the ispE gene encoding 4-(cytidine 5'-diphospho)-2-C-methyl-D-erythritol kinase — MIQFPNAKINLGLQLVEKRPDGFHNLVSCFYPVGWTDALEILPSDGEANFTLSGLPVPGEPAANLCWKAYELLRRDFDLPSIKMHLHKVIPMGAGLGGGSADAAFTLKILNQQFKLNLTEEALENYARQLGSDCAFFIRNRPVLAVEKGDVFESISLDLTGWHLLMVYPNLAISTAEAYAGVSPRFPENDLKTSLAQDVSTWKDEVVNDFELSLFPKYPVLAELKAQLYEMGAMYASMSGSGSTMYGLFQTSPAGLLTFPKEYSVWQGVF; from the coding sequence ATGATTCAATTTCCGAACGCGAAGATAAACCTTGGCTTGCAACTGGTAGAAAAACGCCCCGATGGGTTCCATAACCTGGTCTCCTGCTTTTACCCCGTTGGCTGGACCGATGCCCTGGAGATTCTTCCCTCAGACGGAGAGGCTAACTTCACGCTCTCAGGTCTTCCGGTGCCCGGCGAACCTGCCGCTAATCTGTGCTGGAAAGCCTATGAACTCCTGCGCCGGGACTTTGACCTGCCCTCCATCAAGATGCACCTGCACAAAGTCATTCCTATGGGAGCAGGGTTGGGCGGCGGCTCCGCCGATGCGGCCTTCACGCTGAAGATTCTGAACCAGCAGTTTAAATTGAATTTGACGGAGGAAGCACTAGAAAACTATGCGCGTCAATTGGGCAGCGATTGCGCGTTCTTCATCAGAAACAGACCGGTGCTGGCGGTAGAGAAAGGTGATGTGTTTGAGTCTATTTCACTTGATTTAACCGGATGGCACCTGCTAATGGTATACCCGAACTTAGCCATCAGTACCGCCGAAGCGTACGCTGGGGTTTCGCCCCGTTTTCCTGAAAATGACCTCAAAACGTCTCTTGCTCAAGATGTTTCCACCTGGAAAGACGAGGTAGTGAATGATTTTGAATTGAGCCTGTTCCCTAAATATCCAGTGCTGGCAGAACTGAAAGCCCAGTTGTATGAAATGGGCGCGATGTATGCATCAATGTCGGGTTCAGGATCTACCATGTATGGGCTGTTTCAGACGTCGCCTGCCGGGCTATTGACTTTCCCAAAGGAGTACTCAGTTTGGCAAGGCGTCTTTTAA
- a CDS encoding sugar transferase: protein MSYLPYGKRLLDLLLAGIALLLLWPVMVLVAVVLWIGFDGHILFRQQRPGLHGKPFSFYKFVTMTQARDQHGNLLPDAQRLTPLGKFIRKTSLDELPQLLNVLQGQMSIIGPRPLLMEYLPLYSLEQARRHEVKPGITGWAQVNGRNLLRWEEKFRYDLWYVEHVSLRVDALILWRTMKHLVKPEGISAPGTATMERFNGSSNSSSS from the coding sequence ATGTCTTATTTGCCCTACGGGAAACGCCTCTTAGATCTCTTGCTGGCCGGCATTGCCTTGCTGCTGCTTTGGCCTGTAATGGTGTTGGTGGCAGTGGTGCTGTGGATAGGCTTTGACGGACACATTCTTTTTAGGCAGCAACGCCCGGGTTTGCACGGAAAGCCTTTTTCTTTCTATAAATTCGTGACCATGACGCAGGCGCGGGACCAGCACGGCAACCTGCTGCCTGATGCGCAGCGCCTGACACCTTTAGGTAAATTCATCAGGAAAACCTCTTTAGACGAACTACCTCAATTGCTGAATGTGTTACAAGGGCAGATGAGCATCATAGGTCCGCGCCCGTTGTTGATGGAATATCTTCCACTTTACTCTCTTGAACAGGCGCGGCGGCACGAGGTAAAACCCGGCATAACGGGTTGGGCCCAGGTTAACGGGCGGAACCTGTTGCGTTGGGAAGAAAAATTCAGGTATGACCTCTGGTACGTAGAGCATGTTTCTCTGCGGGTAGATGCGCTTATTTTGTGGCGCACCATGAAGCATTTAGTGAAGCCTGAAGGCATCTCGGCCCCGGGCACAGCCACCATGGAGCGCTTCAACGGCTCCTCCAACTCATCTTCCTCATGA
- a CDS encoding acetyltransferase produces MNTEKQKIAIVGAGGLGKEVLMLIHQINHVTPKWNVVGFYDDASPAHPEICGYPYLGTVEDLNSIEKPLHAVLAIGNCQAKTDVADRLINPCIHFPVLVHPSVLHYPEQKLCLGEGTIICQNCVLTTNVTLGRHVLLNLACTIGHDVEIGDFCSLMPQVAVSGCVRLGTGVYGGTNSAILQNQKVGAFTTIGAGAVVTKSLPSYCTAVGVPARIIEQIA; encoded by the coding sequence ATGAATACCGAAAAACAGAAAATTGCGATTGTGGGTGCCGGCGGACTAGGCAAAGAAGTTCTGATGCTAATACACCAGATCAATCATGTCACGCCTAAATGGAACGTAGTGGGGTTTTATGACGATGCTTCACCCGCCCACCCTGAGATTTGCGGCTATCCCTACTTAGGCACTGTGGAGGACCTGAATTCCATTGAAAAGCCTCTGCACGCGGTACTTGCCATTGGAAACTGCCAAGCCAAGACTGATGTAGCTGACAGATTGATCAACCCCTGCATCCATTTCCCGGTGCTGGTGCACCCCTCGGTGTTACATTACCCGGAGCAAAAGCTTTGCCTAGGCGAGGGCACCATTATCTGCCAGAACTGCGTGCTCACCACCAACGTCACCTTAGGCAGACACGTACTCTTGAATCTGGCTTGCACCATTGGCCATGATGTAGAGATAGGCGATTTTTGCTCATTGATGCCCCAGGTGGCGGTAAGTGGGTGCGTTAGATTAGGCACAGGCGTGTATGGAGGTACCAATAGCGCCATTTTACAGAACCAGAAAGTAGGGGCTTTCACTACCATTGGCGCGGGTGCCGTAGTTACAAAGAGTTTGCCCAGTTACTGCACCGCCGTAGGAGTACCGGCCCGTATCATTGAACAGATTGCATGA
- a CDS encoding DegT/DnrJ/EryC1/StrS family aminotransferase, producing MSQPSDFIYLSPPHMGGSEQQYIQQAFDQNWITTAGANVNGFEQELATYTGVSSAAALVSGTAALHLALLALGVGPGDEVFCSTFTFVASTNPIRYVVATPVLIDSEPTTWNLCPTALEDAFKDRQKKGKLPKALMLVHLYGMPSHMQEIQEITNRYGVPIIEDAAEALGSKYNGQFLGTFGKAGVFSFNGNKIITTSGGGALISDDPGLVEQARWLSMQAKDNLPYYHHTSMGFNYRMSNISAGIGRGQLEVLEKRVQQKRKVFDTYRQLLQDVEELEWHLEPEGFYSNRWLSCFTIRKGSSLTPEALRLELLAVNIESRPLWYPMHLQPLYRECDYFGARVSDDLFARGLCLPSGSNLSFSDQERVADAVRKAFLS from the coding sequence ATGAGCCAACCCTCAGATTTCATTTACCTCTCGCCTCCACACATGGGAGGCAGCGAGCAGCAATACATTCAACAGGCTTTTGACCAAAACTGGATTACCACAGCCGGAGCCAACGTCAACGGTTTTGAACAGGAACTAGCTACGTATACCGGGGTTTCTTCGGCGGCCGCCTTGGTTTCCGGGACCGCTGCCCTGCACCTGGCTTTGCTGGCTTTAGGCGTAGGACCCGGCGATGAGGTTTTCTGCTCTACCTTCACTTTTGTCGCCAGCACCAACCCTATCAGGTACGTGGTCGCAACCCCCGTTCTCATTGACAGCGAACCCACTACCTGGAATCTCTGCCCAACAGCTTTAGAAGATGCCTTTAAGGACCGCCAGAAGAAAGGAAAACTTCCCAAAGCACTGATGTTAGTGCATTTGTACGGAATGCCCTCCCACATGCAGGAAATCCAGGAAATCACCAACCGGTACGGAGTCCCTATCATTGAAGACGCTGCTGAGGCATTGGGCTCCAAATACAATGGACAATTTTTGGGCACTTTCGGGAAAGCGGGCGTTTTCTCTTTCAACGGAAACAAAATCATCACCACTTCCGGCGGTGGAGCACTGATATCTGATGATCCGGGCTTGGTAGAGCAGGCCCGTTGGTTATCCATGCAAGCCAAGGATAATCTACCCTACTACCATCATACTTCAATGGGCTTTAACTACCGTATGAGCAATATCTCGGCGGGCATTGGCCGCGGTCAATTAGAAGTGCTGGAGAAGCGGGTACAGCAAAAAAGAAAGGTGTTCGACACATATCGGCAACTTCTGCAGGACGTGGAAGAATTGGAATGGCACTTGGAGCCCGAAGGGTTTTATTCTAACCGTTGGCTCAGCTGTTTTACCATCAGGAAGGGAAGTTCTTTAACCCCAGAGGCACTTCGGCTTGAGTTGTTAGCGGTGAATATTGAAAGCCGTCCGCTTTGGTATCCCATGCACCTGCAGCCTTTATACAGGGAGTGCGATTATTTTGGAGCCCGGGTAAGTGATGATCTCTTTGCCCGGGGGCTTTGTCTTCCCTCCGGCTCAAACTTATCTTTTTCAGATCAGGAGCGGGTAGCGGACGCGGTTAGGAAAGCGTTTCTAAGCTGA
- a CDS encoding 50S ribosomal protein L25/general stress protein Ctc — MQSLEIIGFKRANLGKSEAKALREEAQVPCVLYGGAEQVHFSSPAILFRDLVYSPDVYQVDLNIEGTHYKAIMQDLQFHPVNEMLLHVDFLLLQDEKEVKVDVPVRFVGTSPGVMAGGKLVTKLRKLRVKALPANLPDSIAVDISDLELGKSIKVNKIAPANYAILTNPLSPVATVTIPRALKSAQTEEKKGKK, encoded by the coding sequence ATGCAAAGCTTAGAGATTATAGGGTTTAAAAGAGCAAATCTCGGTAAATCCGAAGCCAAAGCGCTTCGTGAGGAAGCTCAAGTTCCATGCGTGTTGTACGGCGGTGCTGAGCAAGTTCATTTCTCATCACCAGCTATCTTGTTCCGTGACTTGGTTTACTCACCAGATGTATACCAGGTTGACTTGAACATTGAAGGCACGCACTACAAAGCCATCATGCAGGACTTACAGTTCCACCCAGTAAACGAAATGTTGCTGCACGTGGACTTCCTGTTACTGCAAGACGAAAAAGAAGTGAAAGTTGATGTGCCAGTACGTTTCGTGGGTACTTCTCCAGGTGTAATGGCCGGTGGTAAACTGGTAACCAAGTTGCGCAAGCTGCGTGTGAAAGCGCTTCCTGCTAACCTGCCAGATTCAATTGCGGTTGACATCTCTGACCTTGAGTTAGGTAAGTCTATCAAAGTGAACAAAATCGCTCCTGCGAACTACGCTATCTTGACGAACCCACTTTCACCAGTGGCTACCGTAACCATCCCAAGAGCTCTGAAAAGCGCTCAGACAGAAGAGAAAAAAGGCAAGAAATAG
- a CDS encoding ribose-phosphate pyrophosphokinase, producing MNPTVKIFSGTASRYFAEKVADAYGLPLGDLTVQHFSDGETSVHFNESVRGCEVFLIQSTFPPADNLFELMLLVDAAKRASAHKVIVVMPYYGYARQDRKDKPRVSIGAKVMANAIQCVGADRLMTCDLHAGQIQGFFDIPVDHLDGSAIFVPYLRSLNLGHDLIFASPDVGGVVRTRSFAKVFGVEMVVCDKHRKRANEIASMQVIGDVDGMDVVLVDDLVDTAGTITKAAELLRDKGAKSVRAIATHGVLSGPAVDRIENSVLEELVISDTIPLKRQSSKIKVLTFSELFARAISNVVTHDSISSLFI from the coding sequence ATGAATCCTACAGTTAAGATTTTCTCCGGCACAGCCTCAAGATACTTTGCTGAAAAAGTGGCGGATGCCTATGGCTTGCCTCTTGGTGACCTGACTGTACAGCATTTCTCAGACGGAGAAACCTCCGTCCACTTTAATGAGTCTGTTAGGGGATGTGAGGTGTTTTTGATCCAATCTACTTTTCCGCCGGCTGACAACTTATTTGAGTTGATGCTGCTGGTAGATGCCGCAAAAAGAGCTTCAGCGCACAAAGTGATTGTGGTGATGCCTTACTACGGGTACGCCCGTCAGGACCGGAAAGACAAGCCGCGGGTGTCTATTGGAGCCAAAGTAATGGCAAACGCCATCCAGTGCGTAGGCGCTGACCGCTTAATGACTTGCGATTTACACGCTGGCCAGATCCAGGGGTTCTTTGACATCCCGGTAGATCATTTAGATGGCTCTGCCATTTTTGTGCCTTACCTGCGTAGCCTGAACTTAGGACATGACCTGATTTTCGCTTCTCCGGACGTAGGAGGGGTGGTAAGAACCAGAAGCTTCGCGAAAGTATTTGGCGTGGAAATGGTTGTTTGCGATAAGCACCGGAAACGCGCCAACGAGATTGCTTCTATGCAGGTGATTGGCGATGTGGACGGAATGGATGTGGTATTGGTAGATGACTTGGTAGATACTGCCGGAACCATTACCAAAGCCGCAGAGTTGTTGCGTGACAAAGGCGCGAAAAGCGTAAGGGCCATTGCTACCCACGGGGTACTGTCTGGTCCAGCAGTGGATCGCATTGAGAATTCTGTATTAGAGGAATTAGTTATTTCTGATACCATTCCTTTAAAACGGCAAAGCTCTAAAATCAAAGTATTGACGTTCTCAGAACTGTTTGCCCGGGCCATTAGCAACGTAGTTACCCATGATTCTATCTCTTCCCTGTTTATCTAA